From a region of the Dictyostelium discoideum AX4 chromosome 2 chromosome, whole genome shotgun sequence genome:
- the ndkC-2 gene encoding NDP kinase yields the protein MSTNKVNKERTFLAVKPDGVARGLVGEIIARYEKKGFVLVGLKQLVPTKDLAESHYAEHKERPFFGGLVSFITSGPVVAMVFEGKGVVASARLMIGVTNPLASAPGSIRGDFGVDVGRNIIHGSDSVESANREIALWFKPEELLTEVKPNPNLYE from the exons ATGTCCACAAATAAAGTAAACAAAGAAAGAACTTTCCTTGCTGTtaaa CCAGACGGTGTTGCTCGTGGTTTAGTTGGTGAAATCATCGCCAGATACGAAAAGAAAGGTTTCGTTTTAGTtggtttaaaacaattagTTCCAACCAAAGACTTAGCTGAATCTCACTATGCTGAACACAAAGAAAGACCATTCTTCGGTGGTTTAGTCTCATTCATTACCTCTGGTCCAGTCGTTGCTATGGTCTTCGAAGGTAAAGGTGTTGTTGCCTCTGCCCGTTTAATGATCGGTGTTACCAACCCATTAGCCTCAGCCCCAGGTTCAATTCG tGGTGATTTCggtgttgatgttggtaGAAACATCATCCACGGTTCTGATTCAGTTGAATCTGCCAACAGAGAAATTGCTTTATGGTTCAAACCAGAAGAATTATTAACTGAAGTTAAACCAAACCCAAATTTATAcgaataa
- a CDS encoding ZIP family zinc transporter, which yields MSLVPPNFLTLNVCQDAFNNLFSLYFSEHDHDHEEDGGGGHEGHIHAGVSCEEDPDKQYSRPIHIAAIFIILACSIFGTVIPIVATHVKKLRIPRYAIIVGKSIGIGVVLSCALIHMLLPAVVALGSDCLPDSWHEGYEAYPYLFALLAGIVMQFIDFTVLQYLTHKEQKKSMSLDSSTKTDNSLKEVHTTGNVENCHGSHVHGGLLMDPAALKTIEAYLLEFGITVHSVFIGLAVGVVDDKILKALLVALAFHQFFEGVALGSRIADAKLTSHWHEALLTAIFSFSAPVGIAIGVGVASTLNVNGATYLIVQGVFDSVCAGILLYIGFSLMIKDFPEDMEQLCKGKKFEYLLRAGLFIGLWLGAAMMAFIGKYL from the exons atgtctTTAGTACCACcaaattttttaactttaaatGTTTGCCAAGAtgcttttaataatttattttcattatatttttcaGAACATGATCATGACCATGAAgaagatggtggtggtggtcaTGAAGGACATATACATGCAGGTGTTTCATGTGAAGAAGATCCAGATAAACAATATAGTAGACCGATACATATTGCAGcgattttcattattttggCTTGTTCCATTTTTGGTACAGTTATTCCAATTGTTGCCACTCatgttaaaaaattaagaattcCAAGATATGCTATTATCGTTGGTAAAtcaattggtattggtgTAGTTTTATCATGCGCTCTCATTCATATGTTATTACCAGCAGTTGTTGCACTTGGATCTGACTGTTTACCAGATTCCTGGCATGAAGGATATGAAGCTTATCCTTACCTTTTTGCATTGTTAGCTGGTATTGTCATGCAATTTATCGATTTTACAGTTCTCCAATATTTAACCCAcaaagaacaaaaaaaatcaatgtcATTAGATTCATCAACCAAAACAGACAATTCATTAAAAGAAGTCCATACCACTGGAAATGTTGAAAATTGTCATGGCAGCCATGTTCATGGAGGTCTTTTAATGGATCCAGCTGCTTTAAAAACTATTGAAGCTTATTTATTGGAATTTGGTATTACAGTTCATTCAGTTTTCATTGGTTTGgctgttggtgttgttgatgataaaattttaaaag caTTATTGGTTGCATTAGCTTTCCACCAATTTTTTGAAGGTGTTGCACTTGGTTCAAGAATAGCAGACGCTAAATTAACATCACACTGGCATGAAGCTTTGTTGACTGcaattttctctttttcagCTCCAGTTGGTATTGcgattggtgttggtgttgccTCAACACTCAATGTAAATGGTGCAACctatttaattgttcaagGTGTTTTCGATAGTGTTTGCGCTGGTATTTTACTTTACATTGGTTTTTCTTTAATGATCAAGGATTTCCCAGAAGATATGGAACAATTATGTAAAggtaaaaaatttgaatatttattacGTGCTGGTTTATTTATCGGTCTTTGGCTTGGCGCAGCTATGATGGCTTTTATAGGaaaatatttgtaa
- the coq10-2 gene encoding hypothetical protein, which translates to MIKYSNLVIPKTKSILKSGCNNNIGYGDRYFFNKLFGSNDASDTHNQPTTKIVTKEMTKELKYPVNQVYSVIIKVEDYKEFLPFCLNSTILKREKDKNHFEAELEVGQGTIKESYVSKVVYKENKFIESTATDTPLFHKLINTWSFKQGQTPNTTIAHCKLIYQFKSPFYATLMENFFASSLDVMINSFDKRCDELYGSSNSFKK; encoded by the exons atgataaaatattcaaatttagtTATACCAAAAACAAAGTCAATCCTTAAAAGTGGttgcaataataatattggatATGGAGATAGAtactttttcaataaattatttggtagCAACGATGCAAGTGATACACATAATCAACCAACCACAAAAATAGTTACAAAAGAAATGACTAAAGAATTAAA gtATCCAGTTAACCAAGTTTATAGTGTTATTATAAAAGTTGAAGAttataaagaatttttaccattttgtttaaattcaacaatattgaaaagagaaaaagataaaaatcattttgaaGCTGAATTAGAAGTTGGACAAGGTACGATTAAAGAAAGTTATGTTAGTAAAGTTGTATATAAAGAGAACAAATTCATTGAATCCACTGCAACTGATACACCACTATttcataaattaattaatacttGGAGTTTTAAACAAGGTCAAACTCCAAATACCACCATTGCTCattgtaaattaatatatcaaTTCAAATCACCATTCTATGCAACTTTAATGGAAAATTTCTTTGCCTCTTCTTTAGATGTAATGATTAATTCTTTCGATAAACGTTGTGATGAATTATATGGTAGTTCAAAttctttcaaaaaataa